The proteins below are encoded in one region of Streptomyces ficellus:
- a CDS encoding DJ-1/PfpI family protein: MQIAVLLYPGFTALDAVGPFEIISRLPDAETVFVAKEAGPVRNDMGNLALVADRTFAEVPRPDIVVVPGTGDWDPVTRDEETLDWLRTADATSTWTTSVCTGSLILGAAGLLRGRRATSHWLALDLLKTYGAEATGERVVFDGKYVTAAGVSSGIDMGLHLVGRIAGDRHAQTVQLLTEYDPQPPYDAGSPEKAPAEVVAFWRAEMGQAS, from the coding sequence ATGCAGATCGCCGTCCTGCTCTACCCCGGCTTCACCGCCCTCGACGCCGTCGGCCCCTTCGAGATCATCAGCCGCCTGCCCGACGCCGAGACCGTGTTCGTCGCCAAGGAGGCCGGACCCGTCCGCAATGACATGGGCAACCTCGCCCTGGTCGCCGACCGCACCTTCGCCGAGGTGCCCCGCCCCGACATCGTCGTGGTCCCCGGCACCGGCGACTGGGATCCGGTCACCCGCGACGAGGAGACCCTCGACTGGCTCCGCACGGCCGACGCCACCAGCACGTGGACCACCTCGGTGTGCACCGGCTCGCTGATCCTGGGCGCCGCCGGGCTCCTCCGGGGCCGCCGCGCCACCAGCCACTGGCTCGCCCTGGACCTGCTCAAGACGTACGGCGCCGAGGCGACGGGGGAGCGGGTCGTCTTCGACGGCAAGTACGTCACCGCGGCCGGCGTCTCCTCCGGCATCGACATGGGGCTGCACCTCGTCGGCCGGATCGCGGGCGACCGGCACGCCCAGACCGTCCAGCTGCTGACCGAGTACGACCCCCAGCCGCCGTACGACGCGGGTTCCCCGGAGAAGGCCCCGGCCGAGGTCGTCGCGTTCTGGCGCGCCGAGATGGGGCAGGCCTCCTGA